The following nucleotide sequence is from Streptomyces bathyalis.
GCGCCCTGCCCGCCCCCAGCAGCACCACGGCCCACAGCGCCTGGAACGCGAAGGCCGACAGCACCCCTGCCCCCTCGTACTCGCCCAGCAGCACATCCACCGGGACCTGCATGGTCGCCGCCCACGGCAGCAGACGCGCCACCTCGCCGAAGGCGCCCGGGAAGACGGTCAGGGGGAGCAGCATCCCCGAGAAGAACATGCTCATCAGCGTGCTCAGCATGTTCAGCCCCGTACCGTCGAGCAGCCAGAAGGCACTCAGCGCGAACAGGTAGCGCAGCGCGAAGCCCGTGACGATGCCGAGCGTGACCGACGCGAGGAAGGCCAGCCACGCCAACGGCGATACGGGCAGGGCCAGTTCGAAGTAGAACGCCCCGAAGACCACGGGCGCGACGCCACGGGCCAGCAGATGGAAGCCCGCCCGGCCGAGATCGGCCGCCAGCCACCACAGCTGAAGATCCGCGGGGCGGTAGAGATCGACGGCGACGTCTCCCGTGCGGATGCGCTCCTGCAGCTCCTCCTGGAAGCCGCCGCCGATCAGCGCCGCCGCGGAGAGCATCGCCTGGCCCATCCATACGAAGGTCAGTGCCTGTGACTCGTCGTAACCGCCCAGGTGCGGCCGCTCGCTCCACAGTGCCGTGAAGGTGAAGGCGAGGATGAAGCCGAAGACGGTGTTGGTGAAGACCCCGGCCGCCGTCGCGACCCGGTACGTGGAGTATCGGCGGAAACTGCCCGCCGCCACGGCGAAATAGACGCCTCGCAGGCGCATCCTTTTGAAGCCTTTCTCCGTCTATCCCAGTAGGGCTTCTTCGTGGCTTTCTCACGATTGGGAAACGAAGGAGCCTAGCTCACGCGGGAAGCGGGCAGCCAACGATTATTCGCGTGCACGGTCAAGGGGCCGTGGCACGTACAGTGACGGGGCCGCGCTCGTGTACGACCGACCCCGGTGAGCTGGACGATCGAGCAGGCGCGCTTACGAGATGGGCGTTATGACCGGATCGCCCGAATTCGGACGAGGGGTCCCAGAAGAGATGAGCGACGAGCCGAAAGCAACGGGGAGCGCCCGCACCAGCAGGACCGGCTTCCGCCGGTTCGTGCCGACGTGGCGCTGGGTGCTGGGCGGGTCGATGCTCGTACTCGTCCTCGCCTGCGGCGTGCTCGTGGCCGGCTACCTCCTGGTGAGCATCCCCCCGGCGAACAAGGCCGCCGCCGCCCAGACCAACGTCTTCCTCTACTCCGACGGCTCGCAGATCGCCCGCGACGGCGAGATCAACAGGGAGAACATCAACCTCGCGCAGGTCCCCAAGAGCGTGCAGGAGGCCGTCCTGGCCGCCGAGGACCGCGAGTTCTACCAGGAATCCGCGATCGACCCCAAGGCCATGCTCCGCGCCGGCTGGAACATGGTCACCGGCGGCGGGAAGCAGTCCGGCTCGACGATCACGCAGCAGTACGTCAAGAACTACTACCTCAACCAGGACCAGACCCTCACGCGCAAGGCGAAAGAGTTCTTCATCGCGCTGAAGCTGGACAACGAGGTCAGCAAGACCGACATCCTCGAGGGCTACCTCAACACCAGCTACTTCGGCCGCAACGCATACGGCATACAGGCGGCCGCCCAGGCCTACTACGCCAAGGACGTCGACGAACTCAGCACCTCCGAGGGCGCCTACCTCGCCGCCCTCGTCAACTCGCCCAACGCATACGACACCCAGGCGCACCCCGAGAACCGCAAACGGGCCGTCGCCCGCTGGCACTACGTGCTCGACGGCATGGTCAAGAAGAGCTGGATCACCAGGTCCGAACGGGACGCGTTCAAGTTCCCCGAGCCCGGCCGCGACAAGCCCGCGACCGGCATGTCCGGCCAGCGCGGCTACCTCGTCGAAGCCGTCAAGAACTACCTGATCAGCAACGAGATCATCGACGAGCGCCGCCTGGCGGCCGGCGGCTTCCGCATCACCACCACGCTCGACCCGAAGCGGCAGAAGGCCATGGGCAAGGCCGTCGAGAAACGGCTGATGTCCAAGCTCAAGAAGGACCGCAAGGTCGACAAGTACGTGCGCGCGGGCGGCACTTCGGTCGACCCCAAGACCGGGAAGATCGTCGCCATGTACGGCGGCATCGACTACACCAAGCAGTACGTCAACAACGCCACACGCCGCGACTACCAGGTCGGCTCCACCTTCAAGCCGTTCATCTTCACCTCGGCCCTGGAGAACAACTCCAAGACCCAGGACGGCCGCAGCATCACCGCCGGCACCATCTACGACGGCACGAACAAACGCGAAGTCATCAGCGACGGCAACGGCACCGACTACGCGCCCGAGAACGAGGACAAGAAGTCCTACGGCCAGATCCCCGTCTCCCAGGCCATGAACAAGTCGGTCAACTCCGTCTTCGCGCAGATGGGCGTCGACGTCGGCCCCAAGAAGGTCAAGCGCACCGCCATCGACCTCGGCCTCCCCGAGAAGACCCCCAACATGCCCGAGGACGGCTCGATCGCCCTCGGCGTCGCCACCGCCTCCACCACCGACATGGCCGAGGCCTACGCCACGCTCGCCAACCACGGGAAGCGCGGCCACTACAGCCTCGTCGAGAAGGCCACGCACGGCGGCGAAGTCATCGAACTGCCCGACCGCGACGTCTCCGAACAGGTCGAGCGCAGCGCCGCCGACTCCACAACCGCAGTACTGCGCAAGGTCGTTCAGGGCGGCACTGGCACCGCCGCCCAGAGCGCGGGACGCCCCGCGGCCGGCAAGACCGGCACCGCGGAGGAGGACAAGGCGGCCTGGTTCGCGGGCTACACCCCCGAACTCGCCACCGTCATCAGCGTGATGGGGCAGAACTCCGAGACCGGCGTCCAGAAGTCCCTCTACGGGGCCGCCGGACTCGAACGCGTCAACGGCGGCGGCTTCCCCGCCGAGATCTGGGGCGACTACACGAAGGCCGCCCTCAAGGGGCAGCCGATCCGCGACTTCGACCTCAAGACCGGAGGCGACGCCGACATCCCCGGTACGAAGCCCCCGGGCAGCGGCGACCCCAGCGCACCGCCCACGGGTCCCACGTCGGAGCCGCCGACCACCGGGCCCACGACGCCGCCCACCGACCCCGGCACGCCCAGCATCCCGCCCACCGGTCCGCCCACGGACCCGGGGACGCCCCCGACGGGCGGCGAGATCGGAGGCGACATCGACGGCCAGAACGGCGGCGACAA
It contains:
- a CDS encoding ABC transporter permease, translated to MRLRGVYFAVAAGSFRRYSTYRVATAAGVFTNTVFGFILAFTFTALWSERPHLGGYDESQALTFVWMGQAMLSAAALIGGGFQEELQERIRTGDVAVDLYRPADLQLWWLAADLGRAGFHLLARGVAPVVFGAFYFELALPVSPLAWLAFLASVTLGIVTGFALRYLFALSAFWLLDGTGLNMLSTLMSMFFSGMLLPLTVFPGAFGEVARLLPWAATMQVPVDVLLGEYEGAGVLSAFAFQALWAVVLLGAGRALQSLATRKVVVQGG
- a CDS encoding transglycosylase domain-containing protein → MSDEPKATGSARTSRTGFRRFVPTWRWVLGGSMLVLVLACGVLVAGYLLVSIPPANKAAAAQTNVFLYSDGSQIARDGEINRENINLAQVPKSVQEAVLAAEDREFYQESAIDPKAMLRAGWNMVTGGGKQSGSTITQQYVKNYYLNQDQTLTRKAKEFFIALKLDNEVSKTDILEGYLNTSYFGRNAYGIQAAAQAYYAKDVDELSTSEGAYLAALVNSPNAYDTQAHPENRKRAVARWHYVLDGMVKKSWITRSERDAFKFPEPGRDKPATGMSGQRGYLVEAVKNYLISNEIIDERRLAAGGFRITTTLDPKRQKAMGKAVEKRLMSKLKKDRKVDKYVRAGGTSVDPKTGKIVAMYGGIDYTKQYVNNATRRDYQVGSTFKPFIFTSALENNSKTQDGRSITAGTIYDGTNKREVISDGNGTDYAPENEDKKSYGQIPVSQAMNKSVNSVFAQMGVDVGPKKVKRTAIDLGLPEKTPNMPEDGSIALGVATASTTDMAEAYATLANHGKRGHYSLVEKATHGGEVIELPDRDVSEQVERSAADSTTAVLRKVVQGGTGTAAQSAGRPAAGKTGTAEEDKAAWFAGYTPELATVISVMGQNSETGVQKSLYGAAGLERVNGGGFPAEIWGDYTKAALKGQPIRDFDLKTGGDADIPGTKPPGSGDPSAPPTGPTSEPPTTGPTTPPTDPGTPSIPPTGPPTDPGTPPTGGEIGGDIDGQNGGDNTGTSGGPGDGGGWQGGNTTGQPASAARIAESGEEWEGG